The genomic stretch ACCGAGAGACCTGAATCTTTGTGGCCTCACCTCGTCGGAGTTGCCTTGGACCCATTTCTTCATGGCTTGAGAAAACATGGAACCTaagtggagaggagaggccGAATGAGACTTCAGTCGCTCAATCTGAGCCAAGAAACTGAACAAAGAACTCAAGGTGAGCGACTGCTGACATACTGAAGTATTCAGAGCTTTGGCCTACTTATTCTGCAGCCACATGTCTGGTACTCTACTGTGGACCAAGAGAAAGCACACTTGGACATAATACATAAAGACTTAGTGTGCTTTAAGGGCAGTGGAGGCTGCGTTGTTCTTTAATATTTCAGAAGGCTGAATGGAGAATGGGAGCAGCCACAAATGAGGTTTATATCCACGGTCGGAGAGTGGAGGTTTTTCACTGCGAGGAGCATTGAGATCAAATCTGACAGCGTGAGGGCAGAGAATAtaacaggtagagagagagagagagagaaagatgtgtGTGAGCGCATCGTGCCTTTGGATTTCTTCACGTCCGGCTCTGGCTCGGCCTCCCTGATGAACTGGCCCATCTCATTCACCTTCCCAAACGTCATCCTTCTGAGCGGACAGAGGAGAGCGAGATGAAGAAGACAGATCCAAAAAAAAGTCAACCAAAACAACATAGATGACAGGCGTTAAAGGTGAACGCCAGCTCGGGCGGTAAAATACGGATTGAGCCGGCTTAAAGCCAAACTGGTGGTTTAAGCTCACCCAGCGTAGGGCCGCTGGTACAAGGACTCAGGGTCCAGGCTGGCCACGTCCACCGTGATGGCCTCGTCAAAGTTCTTCAGGATCTTGATCGCTGCCCTTTTGGCATTTTGCTGTAGAGTAAAGAAACCGTGAACTGAATGTTTGGTAGCACGACAGGAAACATcgctctgtttgttttcttatttgaaGGCCAACTAAAAAACGACAGGGACGACCACGACCTTTCGGCATCAACAGAAATATCTCATACGAGGCGAAGCGGCTCTAAATGTCAGCAGACAAGATGAGGAGCACCACTTTAACCCACAAGGGCTGAAGATGTGGGTTAAAGTCGTGGatgggagggcgggggggggaagGTCACCTGAGTCTGAGAGCCCTCGCCGGCATTTGAACTGGAGCGCTCGGCGTCCGCGGGCCCGCCCGGACCTGCAGCGCTGACATTCACAAACTCGTCTGCCCGCACCGAGTTGATGAGGTCACTCAGGTATTTGTAGTAAAGGTTGCTCGACAGGAAGCCCGGCATGTAGACCTGAACAAAGGCAACACATCACTCGCTGTTGGGAGGATAATGAGCTCCGGGATAAACTTCTGGACACAAGTTACAAAAGGTCTGTTCCTGACCTCCGTGCACTCACAACAGTGTTCAGCCCGCATTTCATTAGCATGCGGCTCATTTGTCAGCGCCGTAATGGGACAATTCATCAGTGACTTGCAACACAAAACCTTTAGGAGGATCCGATTGAATTTAGGGAAACAGCTCAAGCAGatgatttttctttgttttttctaGGAAAGATCTAATTAAACGTTTTAAAAAGGGCACATTCAAAATCAATTAATGGTTTAATAATTTCCTGCAGAGTAAAAATGGCGGGGCCATTTGAGAACCGGACCTTCTCCATGGTGGTCCAGGCCTGTCTGAGTGGAGTGGTGAAACAGTCGGGGAGCGGCCCCCCCTCCCGGCAGATATTCGACTCTATCTCCATCCGCACAGAGTCGCCGAAGCCCAGAGGGTTGGTGGCCTGGAGTGAGAAATACCTGCAGGGGAAGCAGAGCGATGAGCGACTTGACTCAGACGAGGGCACCTGCCCTTTAATTGAGGCTGTCGGTCCGTCCTCCTGTAAGGCTGCgtgtcattttaaatatgaaataatatttaaatattaatgaaaCAGTGGCAGgaaatgcaccaaaaaaaagtgaaggaaagagcaataaaaaaaaaaaacagccacctCGTCTCCTGCTAATGTCTCCTTTACCTTCTCAGCTTCACTCAACTGGAACCTACCAAGCTCACCAGGAGGCGAGTTGGAGAACAACAAAGCTTTCAGagcaaaaaaaatgacaaacatctCGGCTGCGGACGAAAGCCAAAACTGAGGACGACTGGACTGCAAAGAAACGTTCAGCGTGTAAAAGATGGAGCATTACAGAAATACCCTTTTTCCTGCATGAGTATTAATTAGAGTCAACCCGATCTTTGTGGCTACCTGGCTTCACTGAGCCTGACGTCGTAGAACTGAAAACTCGGAGTTGACCCTGAAGCTACCTCGCTAACCCCAAAACCCTGGATCGTAGTGCAGGACTCTGGCTCCGTGAAGTACGGATTTGGATGCGAGGAGGTGCCGGTGAAGTGAAGTTCTTAATATGGTACGAGATGAAACGGTGATACCTGCAGGACAAGTGAACTATAGTGACGGCAATAACTGATATTCAACGAGGTGTAATTTAAAAACACTATAATCCCAGAGCAGGAATATAATAAACACGCTGTGGAAACACAGATGATTTTGAAACATTAAAAGCACGGTGTGATTATTTTGTGGGACAGAATGAGTAATGCACATTATAAAGTAAAACAGGgatgtgagaaaagaaaagaaggtgaTGTCTGATAAGCTCCGTCTGACTGAAACGCTGCATTCACAATCATGGGAGCTAATTAACAGTGTGGGGATTACTTTTCTAATGAGAGACAACAGAGGACGAGAGCGCAAAAGCATCGATACCGTCAGGAATCCTCTCGGGAATAAAATAATCTTTGCTCAATTAAAGCGCAGCTATAATCATCATTTTGCATTCAGACAGAGCGGACTTGGAAAAAGCCAAAACCCGATAGACTCTCTTACTCACTTATAAACTCTTTTGTCCATGTCGGGGTCCCCTAGGAACGATTGGCTTGATTATTTCCAGTGATCTGATTGGTCATCGCCTGTTGGTGCAGGCTGTACCCTTCAACAGACGACTTACAAACTGTTGTTGTTAATTAACCCGGGTGGTATATTAAAAGATTAATGGAAACACTGGACtgaaattaatcatttaaagtGGCAACAGAGGGTTGTTCTTTTGCTTCTCTTGAACTTATCATTATGAAGTAAATGCTGATTGCACAACGCAACGGCTGAAGAATAACGGCACCGTCAGCTTTTAGATGGGCTCTCCAGAACGACTCGCTCTCAGGCTCCACTCACGGCTCTAAAAGGAAGTGTGTTAACTACCGTGCAcccaaaaacaaataaaaaggagggAATAGCGCTTTTGTTTTCCATGTCAGCCATCGCTAGATATCCCCAGTTACCAAAGAGTATCAGTGTAAGTTCTATCACACCGAACCGACTCAATGATTGTATCATGGCGGCAACCTCCGAGTATCAAGTCAAACTCATTCTTTTCCACAAAGACACCGGGGTGCTTTGGAGACCTACTTGTCGTAGAGGATCATGGCATCGTTTTGAGCCTCCTGGCCGTCATACTGGCCCTTTTTAGCTGCCAGCTGATTCTGGAAGTTGTCCGCCGCCAGCCAGAACTGCAGCACATTCatcgcctcctccttctccatgtactgcagggaaggagatggagagcacGGAAAGAGTCGGCCTTCGGGGTTTTTGTCAACACCGTATCGATTATGTCATCTGTACATTTTACCGTTTGCTAGAACAGGTACATTAAAACAACTGATGGACACCGTTTTGTGGTCGAGGCGCGGGTGGATGACGGACAAGGACattggtgtaaaaaaaaaaaacgacgacAGTGTTTTCATAATGAAGCGCCACTGGGAAGCACCGGGCACACTCACCTCAGAGAAGTAGAAGAGCGCCGACTCACAGAACAAGATGTCAGCCAGGAACACCGAGCCGCTGGTCAACACTTCGATCTGGTATTTACAGAAATGGTGGCTCCGCAGGAACTCGCTAAAGTGCCTGgaaacggagaaaaaaaaaagagcatgtgGAAACCTGGTGAAACCCCACTGGGTGAGTATTAACTCTCCAAGAAAATGAATAGACTGAAACTCACTGTTGCTCCAAGATGGCGAAGACTACCGACTGTGCAATGACAAAGCAGTTTGGGTCCACCATGCCATCCTCGCCACATATCTTAGctacatggagaaaaaaaaaaaaaaaacagaaaaacattgtCTATGAGGGATGACTTTTTGTGAGTGAAACCAGTCCTATTTCTATTGGCGTTGTCCGTATCTTACCAACGATGTCGTTTCTCATCTGTTCattggggatggggatgggccTCACAGCGTCCGGAGAGATGTATTTGGTGAAGATTGTAACTGCATCTTTCTCTAtacctgaaaaaataaaaaataaaattaagaaTAGCTGATCATCCACTGATGCTACAACATACACAGTCTCACTCCATACAGATCTGATGGGCCTCACATACGTCATGATTTGTTCCGTTTCCATTGCACCCATCCACTGGGTATTCAAAGAAGATAAACTTATACTACAACTCGCAGGAACACAAATATAAAGAGAAACGTGTGTCAAGGTGACTCACTTTTCATGAGCTGGACAGAGAGGTCTTGCAGGGTGCTGATTGACTGCACCTTGAAGGGGGTCCCTGTCCTGGAGTGTGCCTGCTTGGTGGGGGTTTCTGCTCGAGGAGTGCCGGGTCTCAGGCCCGCCTCGCCGGCGGAGGAGTCCCGCCGCTCCGGGTGCACCGCCGGGCGCTCACTGCTACTGTCCCGAGTGAGAGCATTGAGTGTGCGCAGGGCCAGCTCCGGCGGCTCTGAGCCGCCGGGTGAGGCGGGGACGGGCTCGGCCAAAGAGCTGTGTTTGACAGAGTTCAGGCTGTGCGCTCGGACCCGCAACCAGCTGGCGGAGCGGAAGCTCTCCGCCTCCAGCCAGAACCGAACCAGGTGGTCGGCGCCCTGGTGTTCCATGAAATGCATGTAGTGGGGTATCGCCACGTTGTCCCGGAGGACATGCTCCACCGTCTTGGACAGCCGAGAGCGGTCATCTTGGGGGTGATAGTTCACGCTGGAGTGACCTGCAACgtacaaatgtgcacacaatTAAGTAATCGACTGTGCAGAGGTCACTAAAATTCATAAAGGAAagtctgaaaaaagaaaaaaaaaagaatcagaagaaaaacaaacaaagattaCTTAATTCAACATTGGATTATT from Cyclopterus lumpus isolate fCycLum1 chromosome 14, fCycLum1.pri, whole genome shotgun sequence encodes the following:
- the akap10 gene encoding A-kinase anchor protein 10, mitochondrial isoform X1 encodes the protein MSFFKRKAKSKEPERVTDTKANRASPSPHSPSLGLGNHHAVQQAAGPSHVAINAISANMDSFARGRTAILKKQPSHMEAAHFGDLGHSSVNYHPQDDRSRLSKTVEHVLRDNVAIPHYMHFMEHQGADHLVRFWLEAESFRSASWLRVRAHSLNSVKHSSLAEPVPASPGGSEPPELALRTLNALTRDSSSERPAVHPERRDSSAGEAGLRPGTPRAETPTKQAHSRTGTPFKVQSISTLQDLSVQLMKSIEKDAVTIFTKYISPDAVRPIPIPNEQMRNDIVAKICGEDGMVDPNCFVIAQSVVFAILEQQHFSEFLRSHHFCKYQIEVLTSGSVFLADILFCESALFYFSEYMEKEEAMNVLQFWLAADNFQNQLAAKKGQYDGQEAQNDAMILYDKYFSLQATNPLGFGDSVRMEIESNICREGGPLPDCFTTPLRQAWTTMEKVYMPGFLSSNLYYKYLSDLINSVRADEFVNVSAAGPGGPADAERSSSNAGEGSQTQQNAKRAAIKILKNFDEAITVDVASLDPESLYQRPYAGRMTFGKVNEMGQFIREAEPEPDVKKSKGSMFSQAMKKWVQGNSDEAQEEMAWQIAKMIVNDVVHQSNHDSPGKATKL
- the akap10 gene encoding A-kinase anchor protein 10, mitochondrial isoform X2 yields the protein MSFFKRKAKSKEPERVTDTKANRASPSPHSPSLGLGNHHAVQQAAGPSHVAINAISANMDSFARGRTAILKKQPSHMEAAHFGDLGHSSVNYHPQDDRSRLSKTVEHVLRDNVAIPHYMHFMEHQGADHLVRFWLEAESFRSASWLRVRAHSLNSVKHSSLAEPVPASPGGSEPPELALRTLNALTRDSSSERPAVHPERRDSSAGEAGLRPGTPRAETPTKQAHSRTGTPFKVQSISTLQDLSVQLMKSIEKDAVTIFTKYISPDAVRPIPIPNEQMRNDIVAKICGEDGMVDPNCFVIAQSVVFAILEQQHFSEFLRSHHFCKYQIEVLTSGSVFLADILFCESALFYFSEYMEKEEAMNVLQFWLAADNFQNQLAAKKGQYDGQEAQNDAMILYDKYFSLQATNPLGFGDSVRMEIESNICREGGPLPDCFTTPLRQAWTTMEKVYMPGFLSSNLYYKYLSDLINSVRADEFVNVSAAGPGGPADAERSSSNAGEGSQTQQNAKRAAIKILKNFDEAITVDVASLDPESLYQRPYAGMTFGKVNEMGQFIREAEPEPDVKKSKGSMFSQAMKKWVQGNSDEAQEEMAWQIAKMIVNDVVHQSNHDSPGKATKL
- the akap10 gene encoding A-kinase anchor protein 10, mitochondrial isoform X3, which produces MDSFARGRTAILKKQPSHMEAAHFGDLGHSSVNYHPQDDRSRLSKTVEHVLRDNVAIPHYMHFMEHQGADHLVRFWLEAESFRSASWLRVRAHSLNSVKHSSLAEPVPASPGGSEPPELALRTLNALTRDSSSERPAVHPERRDSSAGEAGLRPGTPRAETPTKQAHSRTGTPFKVQSISTLQDLSVQLMKSIEKDAVTIFTKYISPDAVRPIPIPNEQMRNDIVAKICGEDGMVDPNCFVIAQSVVFAILEQQHFSEFLRSHHFCKYQIEVLTSGSVFLADILFCESALFYFSEYMEKEEAMNVLQFWLAADNFQNQLAAKKGQYDGQEAQNDAMILYDKYFSLQATNPLGFGDSVRMEIESNICREGGPLPDCFTTPLRQAWTTMEKVYMPGFLSSNLYYKYLSDLINSVRADEFVNVSAAGPGGPADAERSSSNAGEGSQTQQNAKRAAIKILKNFDEAITVDVASLDPESLYQRPYAGRMTFGKVNEMGQFIREAEPEPDVKKSKGSMFSQAMKKWVQGNSDEAQEEMAWQIAKMIVNDVVHQSNHDSPGKATKL